The following coding sequences lie in one Mustelus asterias chromosome 8, sMusAst1.hap1.1, whole genome shotgun sequence genomic window:
- the LOC144497126 gene encoding glutamine synthetase, mitochondrial isoform X3, translated as MKRIRSWAKHSSSEGQKRRAKPLTENSRVIGQQELPEWNFDGSSTYQSEGSNSDMYLIPSAMFRDPFRKDPNKLVLCEVLKYNRRPAESNLRNSCQKIMSMVADEHPWFGMEQEYTLLGTDGHPFGWPSNGFPGPQGPYYCGVGADKAYGRDIVEAHYRACLYAGIHLSGTNAEVMASQWEYQVGPCEGINMGDHLWMSRFILHRVCEDFGIIASFDPKPIPGNWNGAGCHTNFSTKSMREEGGLKFIEECIEKLGKRHQYHIRAYDPKGGLDNARRLTGHHETSNINEFSAGVANRGASIRIPRSVGQDKKGYFEDRRPSANCDPYAVTEALVRTCLLSETGDKSIEYNKN; from the exons ATGAAAAGAATCCGGAGCTGGGCAAAACACAGCAGCAGCGAGGGACAGAAGAGGAGAGCAAAGCCCCTAACAGAGAATTCTAGAGTTATTGGCCAGCAAG AACTCCCAGAATGGAATTTTGATGGCTCGAGTACCTATCAGTCGGAGGGCTCCAACAGTGACATGTACCTCATCCCATCTGCCATGTTTCGGGATCCTTTCCGTAAGGACCCCAACAAACTTGTCCTCTGTGAAGTCCTCAAGTATAACAGGAGGCCAGCAG AAAGTAATCTTAGAAACTCATGTCAGAAAATAATGTCCATGGTAGCAGATGAACATCCCTGGTTTGGAATGGAACAGGAGTACACGTTGCTGGGAACGGATGGACATCCCTTTGGGTGGCCTTCGAATGGCTTTCCTGGACCACAGG GGCCCTATTactgtggggttggtgcagacaaAGCTTACGGTCGTGATATTGTGGAGGCTCACTACCGAGCCTGCCTGTATGCTGGGATTCATCTGTCTGGTACCAATGCTGAGGTGATGGCTTCTCAG TGGGAGTACCAGGTTGGACCTTGCGAAGGTATCAATATGGGTGACCACTTATGGATGTCGAGGTTTATTCTGCACCGGGTGTGTGAGGACTTTGGTATCATCGCTAGCTTTGACCCGAAGCCCATTCCTGGCAACTGGAACGGAGCTGGATGCCACACCAACTTTAGCACCAAATCCATGCGGGAAGAGGGTGGCTTGAA ATTCATTGAAGAGTGTATTGAAAAACTGGGCAAGAGGCACCAATACCACATTCGCGCCTATGACCCTAAAGGAGGCTTGGATAATGCTCGACGTTTGACGGGCCACCATGAAACCTCCAATATCAATGAGTTCTCAGCAGGCGTAGCTAACAGAGGAGCCAGCATCCGAATCCCTCGATCCGTCGGCCAGGACAAGAAAGGCTACTTTGAAGACCGCCGTCCGTCTGCTAACTGTGACCCTTATGCAGTCACAGAAGCATTGGTCCGCACATGCCTATTGAGTGAGACTGGGGACAAATCTATTGAGTACAACAAAAACTAA
- the LOC144497126 gene encoding glutamine synthetase, mitochondrial isoform X1 has translation MRISRCFLFLVKKCGNIKPANWRNQHTYKMATSASANLSKIVKKNYMELPQDGKVQAMYIWIDGTGEAVRCKTRTLEKEPKTISELPEWNFDGSSTYQSEGSNSDMYLIPSAMFRDPFRKDPNKLVLCEVLKYNRRPAESNLRNSCQKIMSMVADEHPWFGMEQEYTLLGTDGHPFGWPSNGFPGPQGPYYCGVGADKAYGRDIVEAHYRACLYAGIHLSGTNAEVMASQWEYQVGPCEGINMGDHLWMSRFILHRVCEDFGIIASFDPKPIPGNWNGAGCHTNFSTKSMREEGGLKFIEECIEKLGKRHQYHIRAYDPKGGLDNARRLTGHHETSNINEFSAGVANRGASIRIPRSVGQDKKGYFEDRRPSANCDPYAVTEALVRTCLLSETGDKSIEYNKN, from the exons ATGCGGatctctcgctgtttcctgtTTCTGGTAAAAAAATGCGGCAATATCAAGCCGGCGAATTGGCGGAATCAACAT ACTTACAAGATGGCCACTTCAGCCAGCGCCAATCTCAGTAAGATCGTCAAGAAGAATTACATGGAGCTGCCCCAAGATGGCAAGGTGCAAGCCATGTACATCTGGATTGATGGCACAGGAGAAGCAGTCCGCTGCAAGACCAGGACGCTGGAGAAGGAGCCCAAGACCATTTCCG AACTCCCAGAATGGAATTTTGATGGCTCGAGTACCTATCAGTCGGAGGGCTCCAACAGTGACATGTACCTCATCCCATCTGCCATGTTTCGGGATCCTTTCCGTAAGGACCCCAACAAACTTGTCCTCTGTGAAGTCCTCAAGTATAACAGGAGGCCAGCAG AAAGTAATCTTAGAAACTCATGTCAGAAAATAATGTCCATGGTAGCAGATGAACATCCCTGGTTTGGAATGGAACAGGAGTACACGTTGCTGGGAACGGATGGACATCCCTTTGGGTGGCCTTCGAATGGCTTTCCTGGACCACAGG GGCCCTATTactgtggggttggtgcagacaaAGCTTACGGTCGTGATATTGTGGAGGCTCACTACCGAGCCTGCCTGTATGCTGGGATTCATCTGTCTGGTACCAATGCTGAGGTGATGGCTTCTCAG TGGGAGTACCAGGTTGGACCTTGCGAAGGTATCAATATGGGTGACCACTTATGGATGTCGAGGTTTATTCTGCACCGGGTGTGTGAGGACTTTGGTATCATCGCTAGCTTTGACCCGAAGCCCATTCCTGGCAACTGGAACGGAGCTGGATGCCACACCAACTTTAGCACCAAATCCATGCGGGAAGAGGGTGGCTTGAA ATTCATTGAAGAGTGTATTGAAAAACTGGGCAAGAGGCACCAATACCACATTCGCGCCTATGACCCTAAAGGAGGCTTGGATAATGCTCGACGTTTGACGGGCCACCATGAAACCTCCAATATCAATGAGTTCTCAGCAGGCGTAGCTAACAGAGGAGCCAGCATCCGAATCCCTCGATCCGTCGGCCAGGACAAGAAAGGCTACTTTGAAGACCGCCGTCCGTCTGCTAACTGTGACCCTTATGCAGTCACAGAAGCATTGGTCCGCACATGCCTATTGAGTGAGACTGGGGACAAATCTATTGAGTACAACAAAAACTAA
- the LOC144497126 gene encoding glutamine synthetase, mitochondrial isoform X2, producing the protein MATSASANLSKIVKKNYMELPQDGKVQAMYIWIDGTGEAVRCKTRTLEKEPKTISELPEWNFDGSSTYQSEGSNSDMYLIPSAMFRDPFRKDPNKLVLCEVLKYNRRPAESNLRNSCQKIMSMVADEHPWFGMEQEYTLLGTDGHPFGWPSNGFPGPQGPYYCGVGADKAYGRDIVEAHYRACLYAGIHLSGTNAEVMASQWEYQVGPCEGINMGDHLWMSRFILHRVCEDFGIIASFDPKPIPGNWNGAGCHTNFSTKSMREEGGLKFIEECIEKLGKRHQYHIRAYDPKGGLDNARRLTGHHETSNINEFSAGVANRGASIRIPRSVGQDKKGYFEDRRPSANCDPYAVTEALVRTCLLSETGDKSIEYNKN; encoded by the exons ATGGCCACTTCAGCCAGCGCCAATCTCAGTAAGATCGTCAAGAAGAATTACATGGAGCTGCCCCAAGATGGCAAGGTGCAAGCCATGTACATCTGGATTGATGGCACAGGAGAAGCAGTCCGCTGCAAGACCAGGACGCTGGAGAAGGAGCCCAAGACCATTTCCG AACTCCCAGAATGGAATTTTGATGGCTCGAGTACCTATCAGTCGGAGGGCTCCAACAGTGACATGTACCTCATCCCATCTGCCATGTTTCGGGATCCTTTCCGTAAGGACCCCAACAAACTTGTCCTCTGTGAAGTCCTCAAGTATAACAGGAGGCCAGCAG AAAGTAATCTTAGAAACTCATGTCAGAAAATAATGTCCATGGTAGCAGATGAACATCCCTGGTTTGGAATGGAACAGGAGTACACGTTGCTGGGAACGGATGGACATCCCTTTGGGTGGCCTTCGAATGGCTTTCCTGGACCACAGG GGCCCTATTactgtggggttggtgcagacaaAGCTTACGGTCGTGATATTGTGGAGGCTCACTACCGAGCCTGCCTGTATGCTGGGATTCATCTGTCTGGTACCAATGCTGAGGTGATGGCTTCTCAG TGGGAGTACCAGGTTGGACCTTGCGAAGGTATCAATATGGGTGACCACTTATGGATGTCGAGGTTTATTCTGCACCGGGTGTGTGAGGACTTTGGTATCATCGCTAGCTTTGACCCGAAGCCCATTCCTGGCAACTGGAACGGAGCTGGATGCCACACCAACTTTAGCACCAAATCCATGCGGGAAGAGGGTGGCTTGAA ATTCATTGAAGAGTGTATTGAAAAACTGGGCAAGAGGCACCAATACCACATTCGCGCCTATGACCCTAAAGGAGGCTTGGATAATGCTCGACGTTTGACGGGCCACCATGAAACCTCCAATATCAATGAGTTCTCAGCAGGCGTAGCTAACAGAGGAGCCAGCATCCGAATCCCTCGATCCGTCGGCCAGGACAAGAAAGGCTACTTTGAAGACCGCCGTCCGTCTGCTAACTGTGACCCTTATGCAGTCACAGAAGCATTGGTCCGCACATGCCTATTGAGTGAGACTGGGGACAAATCTATTGAGTACAACAAAAACTAA